One Thermofilaceae archaeon DNA segment encodes these proteins:
- a CDS encoding endonuclease NucS, translated as GSEEEIRDALVENPHLIKEGLKPVEIERRTRAGFIDALFTDSDGRLVVVEVKKGVAGADAVVQLKRYVEALKRELGREVVGILAAEKLAKGAQALLAREGLEFRRIDPKVLQKLKRTGRLI; from the coding sequence ACGGGAGCGAGGAGGAGATCCGCGACGCGCTGGTCGAGAACCCCCACTTGATCAAGGAGGGCTTGAAGCCGGTTGAGATCGAGAGGAGGACGCGCGCGGGCTTCATCGACGCGCTCTTCACCGATAGCGACGGGAGGCTCGTGGTCGTTGAGGTGAAGAAGGGGGTGGCTGGCGCCGATGCAGTGGTGCAGCTTAAGCGGTACGTTGAGGCGCTGAAGCGGGAGCTGGGCCGCGAGGTCGTGGGCATCCTCGCGGCCGAGAAGCTGGCGAAGGGGGCTCAAGCCCTCCTCGCCAGAGAGGGGCTGGAGTTCAGGAGGATCGACCCGAAAGTACTGCAGAAGCTCAAGCGAACCGGAAGGCTTATCTAG